A stretch of Vigna angularis cultivar LongXiaoDou No.4 chromosome 4, ASM1680809v1, whole genome shotgun sequence DNA encodes these proteins:
- the LOC108321812 gene encoding uncharacterized protein LOC108321812 isoform X1 — translation MFSSILNSNQPRDKQQQKQKEEWFAGSFKAENFIPGLVIGFIFGLLLDLTKPSRNHLSKKQLSSTKLQEQLSVSSNGDRELKMVLVVRQDLKMKSGKIASQCAHAATGMYAELMQSDRSLLRQWEQCGQPKIVVTCRNQQEMNKLKDTAESIGLPTFVVADAGRTQVSAGSKTVLAVGPGKLPVACMSCKTKNTCKKIQMLLQLIEKLNDQNHLWMR, via the exons ATGTTCTCTTCAATCCTAAATTCTAATCAACCTCGGGATAAG CAACAACAGAAACAAAAGGAAGAATGGTTCGCGGGGAGTTTCAAGGCAGAGAACTTCATTCCAGGTCTTGTTATAGGTTTCATTTTTGGGTTGTTGTTAGATTTAACAAAGCCCAGTAGAAATCACTTGTCCAAGAAACAATTGTCATCTACCAAGCTTCAAGAGCAACTCTCAGTCTCCAGCAATGGTGACCGAGAACTTAAAATG GTTCTGGTCGTTCGACAAGACTTGAAGATGAAATCTGGAAAGATTGCATCTCAATGTGCTC ATGCTGCAACTGGCATGTATGCTGAGTTAATGCAAAG TGATAGGTCTCTTCTGAGACAATGGGAACAGTGTGGCCAGCCCAAAATTGTTGTGACTTGCAGGAATCAACAAGAGAT GAATAAACTGAAGGACACAGCTGAGAGTATTGGCCTTCCTACATTTGTTGTTGCTGACGCAGGAAGAACACAG GTTTCGGCAGGATCAAAAACTGTTCTTGCTGTTGGACCTGGTAAGCTTCCTGTTGCTTGTATGTCATGTAAGACCAAAAACACGTGCAAGAAAATCCAAATGCTTCTGCAgttaattgaaaaattgaat GACCAAAATCATCTGTGGATGCGGTGA
- the LOC108321812 gene encoding uncharacterized protein LOC108321812 isoform X3 — MFSSILNSNQPRDKQQQKQKEEWFAGSFKAENFIPGLVIGFIFGLLLDLTKPSRNHLSKKQLSSTKLQEQLSVSSNGDRELKMVLVVRQDLKMKSGKIASQCAHAATGMYAELMQSDRSLLRQWEQCGQPKIVVTCRNQQEMNKLKDTAESIGLPTFVVADAGRTQVSAGSKTVLAVGPGPKSSVDAVTGRLPLL, encoded by the exons ATGTTCTCTTCAATCCTAAATTCTAATCAACCTCGGGATAAG CAACAACAGAAACAAAAGGAAGAATGGTTCGCGGGGAGTTTCAAGGCAGAGAACTTCATTCCAGGTCTTGTTATAGGTTTCATTTTTGGGTTGTTGTTAGATTTAACAAAGCCCAGTAGAAATCACTTGTCCAAGAAACAATTGTCATCTACCAAGCTTCAAGAGCAACTCTCAGTCTCCAGCAATGGTGACCGAGAACTTAAAATG GTTCTGGTCGTTCGACAAGACTTGAAGATGAAATCTGGAAAGATTGCATCTCAATGTGCTC ATGCTGCAACTGGCATGTATGCTGAGTTAATGCAAAG TGATAGGTCTCTTCTGAGACAATGGGAACAGTGTGGCCAGCCCAAAATTGTTGTGACTTGCAGGAATCAACAAGAGAT GAATAAACTGAAGGACACAGCTGAGAGTATTGGCCTTCCTACATTTGTTGTTGCTGACGCAGGAAGAACACAG GTTTCGGCAGGATCAAAAACTGTTCTTGCTGTTGGACCTG GACCAAAATCATCTGTGGATGCGGTGACTGGTAGATTGCCACTGCTTTGA
- the LOC108321812 gene encoding uncharacterized protein LOC108321812 isoform X4 yields MFSSILNSNQPRDKKQKEEWFAGSFKAENFIPGLVIGFIFGLLLDLTKPSRNHLSKKQLSSTKLQEQLSVSSNGDRELKMVLVVRQDLKMKSGKIASQCAHAATGMYAELMQSDRSLLRQWEQCGQPKIVVTCRNQQEMNKLKDTAESIGLPTFVVADAGRTQVSAGSKTVLAVGPGPKSSVDAVTGRLPLL; encoded by the exons ATGTTCTCTTCAATCCTAAATTCTAATCAACCTCGGGATAAG AAACAAAAGGAAGAATGGTTCGCGGGGAGTTTCAAGGCAGAGAACTTCATTCCAGGTCTTGTTATAGGTTTCATTTTTGGGTTGTTGTTAGATTTAACAAAGCCCAGTAGAAATCACTTGTCCAAGAAACAATTGTCATCTACCAAGCTTCAAGAGCAACTCTCAGTCTCCAGCAATGGTGACCGAGAACTTAAAATG GTTCTGGTCGTTCGACAAGACTTGAAGATGAAATCTGGAAAGATTGCATCTCAATGTGCTC ATGCTGCAACTGGCATGTATGCTGAGTTAATGCAAAG TGATAGGTCTCTTCTGAGACAATGGGAACAGTGTGGCCAGCCCAAAATTGTTGTGACTTGCAGGAATCAACAAGAGAT GAATAAACTGAAGGACACAGCTGAGAGTATTGGCCTTCCTACATTTGTTGTTGCTGACGCAGGAAGAACACAG GTTTCGGCAGGATCAAAAACTGTTCTTGCTGTTGGACCTG GACCAAAATCATCTGTGGATGCGGTGACTGGTAGATTGCCACTGCTTTGA
- the LOC108321784 gene encoding protein NONRESPONDING TO OXYLIPINS 2, mitochondrial isoform X2 gives MASRYRSVSQPALSFIKSTITKPASKPTPSAFLLKTRSPVTARWVGGELGCLQSLLPLHSAVSSARLTSCLGIDSSRSRSLSQEMGLSTPR, from the exons ATGGCTTCTCGTTATAGATCTGTTTCGCAACCAGCATTGTCCTTTATCAAATCCACCATCACCAAACCAGCTTCCAAGCCCACACCCTCAGCTTTTCTCCTCAAAACTCGTTCTCCGGTTACGGCCAG GTGGGTGGGTGGGGAGCTCGGTTGCCTGCAGTCGCTGCTTCCGCTGCACTCGGCGGTGTCGTCGGCGCGCCTCACTTCTTGTCTAGGCATCGATTCGAGTAGGTCGAGGTCGTTGTCCCAGG
- the LOC108321784 gene encoding protein NONRESPONDING TO OXYLIPINS 2, mitochondrial isoform X1, producing the protein MASRYRSVSQPALSFIKSTITKPASKPTPSAFLLKTRSPVTARWVGGELGCLQSLLPLHSAVSSARLTSCLGIDSSRSRSLSQGMLCSANPGV; encoded by the exons ATGGCTTCTCGTTATAGATCTGTTTCGCAACCAGCATTGTCCTTTATCAAATCCACCATCACCAAACCAGCTTCCAAGCCCACACCCTCAGCTTTTCTCCTCAAAACTCGTTCTCCGGTTACGGCCAG GTGGGTGGGTGGGGAGCTCGGTTGCCTGCAGTCGCTGCTTCCGCTGCACTCGGCGGTGTCGTCGGCGCGCCTCACTTCTTGTCTAGGCATCGATTCGAGTAGGTCGAGGTCGTTGTCCCAGGGTATGCTCTGCAGTGCCAACCCCGGAGTTTGA
- the LOC108321812 gene encoding uncharacterized protein LOC108321812 isoform X2, producing MFSSILNSNQPRDKKQKEEWFAGSFKAENFIPGLVIGFIFGLLLDLTKPSRNHLSKKQLSSTKLQEQLSVSSNGDRELKMVLVVRQDLKMKSGKIASQCAHAATGMYAELMQSDRSLLRQWEQCGQPKIVVTCRNQQEMNKLKDTAESIGLPTFVVADAGRTQVSAGSKTVLAVGPGKLPVACMSCKTKNTCKKIQMLLQLIEKLNDQNHLWMR from the exons ATGTTCTCTTCAATCCTAAATTCTAATCAACCTCGGGATAAG AAACAAAAGGAAGAATGGTTCGCGGGGAGTTTCAAGGCAGAGAACTTCATTCCAGGTCTTGTTATAGGTTTCATTTTTGGGTTGTTGTTAGATTTAACAAAGCCCAGTAGAAATCACTTGTCCAAGAAACAATTGTCATCTACCAAGCTTCAAGAGCAACTCTCAGTCTCCAGCAATGGTGACCGAGAACTTAAAATG GTTCTGGTCGTTCGACAAGACTTGAAGATGAAATCTGGAAAGATTGCATCTCAATGTGCTC ATGCTGCAACTGGCATGTATGCTGAGTTAATGCAAAG TGATAGGTCTCTTCTGAGACAATGGGAACAGTGTGGCCAGCCCAAAATTGTTGTGACTTGCAGGAATCAACAAGAGAT GAATAAACTGAAGGACACAGCTGAGAGTATTGGCCTTCCTACATTTGTTGTTGCTGACGCAGGAAGAACACAG GTTTCGGCAGGATCAAAAACTGTTCTTGCTGTTGGACCTGGTAAGCTTCCTGTTGCTTGTATGTCATGTAAGACCAAAAACACGTGCAAGAAAATCCAAATGCTTCTGCAgttaattgaaaaattgaat GACCAAAATCATCTGTGGATGCGGTGA